In Desulfovibrio desulfuricans DSM 642, a single window of DNA contains:
- a CDS encoding SrfA family protein yields MSTRIAVSLRGQMRALASQGIFATDCYEQLKSILLQKLGPDHAALLAEPQHNAEGNSVDWYAEGNGPAVPLAELSEQDAQALRARAGTLASDIAGLSSDLTADAQARQALSGQLLRLALQHPADEDIWSVDGRPVLINWGFAPGSVGAQPQDLTRLGGVLPPPPPPAPVAAVPVAVPPRSGCLPWLLPLLLLLLLLWLLGAALGLLPSPLPSGCMPVDRSALEAEKQKAAANEDQLALLWRQLQERAALCKPVTPPVTPTPPKVEEKKEEPKPDPEVVEPFLGETPVEPPKVAEAPKPKPKPEPKQEPKPLPKEEPKPQEPPKPAPKKNDNLAIPENAAKKNDLSFLEGCWTSETGLYSHPSNEPIIAEYCFDKSGKGRRLVRERNGQVCSGSASARFQGNQLQFDSSQARCPRGGTYVPQKVECTGQENTTQCKGRELGGANLKWDARFKRK; encoded by the coding sequence ATGAGTACCCGCATTGCGGTCAGTCTGCGCGGTCAGATGCGCGCGCTTGCCAGCCAGGGCATCTTTGCCACCGACTGCTATGAGCAGTTGAAATCCATCCTGCTGCAAAAGCTTGGGCCGGATCATGCCGCCCTGCTTGCCGAACCGCAGCACAATGCCGAAGGCAACAGCGTTGACTGGTATGCCGAAGGCAACGGCCCGGCGGTTCCGCTTGCGGAACTTTCGGAGCAGGATGCTCAGGCCCTGCGCGCCCGTGCGGGCACCTTGGCCTCTGATATTGCCGGGTTGTCCAGCGACCTCACAGCAGACGCGCAGGCGCGGCAGGCCCTTTCGGGCCAGTTGCTCCGGCTTGCCCTGCAACACCCGGCAGATGAAGACATCTGGTCTGTGGATGGCCGCCCTGTTCTCATTAACTGGGGTTTTGCCCCCGGCAGCGTGGGCGCGCAACCGCAGGACCTCACCCGGCTTGGCGGCGTGCTGCCACCTCCCCCGCCGCCCGCGCCTGTAGCCGCTGTTCCCGTGGCTGTGCCGCCGCGCAGCGGGTGCCTGCCGTGGCTGTTGCCACTCCTGCTCTTGCTGCTCCTGCTCTGGCTTTTGGGCGCGGCGCTGGGGCTTTTGCCTTCTCCTCTGCCTTCGGGCTGCATGCCCGTTGACCGCAGCGCTCTGGAGGCCGAAAAGCAGAAAGCCGCCGCCAACGAAGATCAGCTTGCCCTCCTGTGGCGTCAGTTGCAGGAGCGCGCGGCCCTGTGCAAGCCTGTTACGCCGCCGGTTACGCCAACGCCTCCCAAGGTTGAGGAAAAGAAGGAAGAACCCAAGCCCGACCCGGAAGTGGTGGAACCCTTCCTTGGCGAAACGCCTGTGGAGCCGCCCAAGGTGGCGGAAGCCCCCAAGCCCAAGCCAAAGCCTGAACCCAAACAGGAACCCAAGCCCCTGCCCAAGGAAGAACCCAAGCCGCAGGAACCGCCCAAACCCGCGCCCAAGAAGAATGACAACCTTGCCATTCCTGAAAACGCGGCCAAAAAGAACGACCTGAGCTTCCTTGAGGGCTGCTGGACAAGCGAAACCGGCCTGTATTCGCACCCCTCCAATGAACCGATCATTGCAGAATACTGCTTTGACAAGAGCGGCAAGGGCCGCCGCCTTGTGCGCGAGCGTAATGGTCAGGTGTGCAGCGGCTCGGCCTCGGCGCGCTTTCAGGGCAACCAGTTGCAGTTTGATTCCAGTCAGGCCCGTTGCCCGCGTGGCGGCACCTATGTTCCGCAAAAGGTTGAATGTACCGGACAGGAAAACACCACCCAGTGCAAGGGCAGAGAGCTTGGCGGGGCCAATCTCAAGTGGGATGCCCGTTTCAAAAGGAAATAA
- a CDS encoding S1C family serine protease, giving the protein MNESQHPVPPETPPSAAPEGVAPAGAVVLPWYRRPLFWGVLLFLGLLLLAAWLFWKEWQQAEASKTAVAAQTEQWREHNAALETFMQQLRALLAKDPCEVKQGLGLVTPPAGVMWPPLGSGSGAANPNSARADAATLPPTADAKTQVPPTPMQQQTPKNVSELMEQGTVLVLAMREEGLSMGSGFFVAPGYVVTNAHVVGNATQAVVVNKALGRPYEATVRQVTHDDGQDFAVLGVNGASGVVPLKFAPGVSRTERVSAWGFPGAVTTDDPKFAALLKGDQAAAPEVVYTEGVVSVILERKPPLIVHTATVSQGNSGGPLVNDKGDVVGINTFIKLDDASYRQSSLAIVSTSLAAFLRSVGVPVTMAQSSESAGGKP; this is encoded by the coding sequence ATGAACGAAAGCCAACACCCTGTACCGCCTGAAACACCGCCGAGCGCCGCTCCTGAAGGTGTCGCGCCTGCTGGCGCGGTTGTCCTGCCCTGGTATCGCCGCCCTCTTTTCTGGGGCGTGCTGCTGTTTCTGGGGCTTTTGCTGCTGGCCGCATGGCTGTTCTGGAAAGAATGGCAGCAGGCCGAGGCCTCCAAGACTGCTGTTGCCGCCCAGACAGAGCAGTGGCGCGAGCACAACGCGGCGCTTGAAACATTCATGCAGCAATTGCGCGCCCTGCTTGCCAAGGATCCTTGCGAAGTAAAGCAGGGGCTTGGGCTTGTCACCCCGCCTGCGGGCGTCATGTGGCCTCCTTTGGGTTCAGGCTCTGGCGCTGCGAATCCCAATTCTGCCCGTGCGGATGCAGCCACCCTCCCGCCCACGGCAGACGCCAAAACGCAGGTGCCGCCCACGCCCATGCAGCAGCAGACGCCCAAAAATGTTTCCGAGTTGATGGAACAGGGCACAGTGCTTGTGCTTGCCATGCGGGAAGAGGGGCTTTCCATGGGTTCCGGCTTTTTTGTGGCCCCGGGCTACGTGGTTACCAATGCCCATGTGGTTGGTAACGCCACGCAGGCGGTCGTTGTGAACAAAGCCCTGGGCAGACCTTATGAGGCAACTGTGCGCCAGGTAACCCACGATGACGGGCAGGACTTTGCTGTACTTGGCGTTAACGGCGCATCGGGTGTTGTGCCGCTCAAGTTCGCGCCGGGCGTGAGCCGTACCGAACGCGTGAGCGCCTGGGGCTTCCCCGGCGCCGTAACCACTGACGATCCCAAATTTGCGGCCCTGCTCAAGGGCGATCAAGCCGCCGCACCCGAAGTGGTGTACACCGAGGGCGTTGTGAGCGTCATTCTTGAGCGCAAGCCGCCGCTTATTGTGCACACGGCCACAGTTTCGCAGGGCAACAGCGGCGGGCCGCTGGTCAACGACAAGGGCGATGTGGTGGGCATCAACACCTTTATCAAACTGGACGATGCCTCCTACAGGCAGTCCAGCCTGGCCATTGTCAGCACGAGCCTGGCAGCATTTTTGCGTTCGGTGGGCGTTCCCGTCACCATGGCCCAGAGCAGTGAATCAGCCGGAGGCAAGCCATGA
- a CDS encoding TetR/AcrR family transcriptional regulator, with amino-acid sequence MNKNKKEALLQAAKELFGECGYVETTFKKISDKAGVALGLLTHHYGNKEKLFLASGLDVLERFLVRLRSATAEATCGYDGVMRFCKAYLDFSIDKDSNWLVLVRCSPYSDMKTKTDRDIMDSMFSQVHNELERVIAKGVEDGSIVKVDSKSTAQVIISLMVGSNRTRVLTPYAMPTLYEDVLDFISRSIKA; translated from the coding sequence ATGAACAAAAACAAGAAAGAAGCGTTGCTTCAGGCCGCCAAAGAACTTTTTGGCGAATGCGGGTATGTGGAAACCACATTCAAAAAAATATCCGACAAAGCTGGTGTTGCCCTCGGGTTGCTGACCCACCACTATGGCAACAAGGAAAAGCTGTTTCTTGCCTCAGGGCTTGATGTTCTAGAACGCTTTCTCGTAAGGCTGCGTTCAGCCACTGCCGAAGCCACCTGTGGTTACGATGGCGTTATGCGTTTTTGCAAGGCATATCTTGATTTTTCAATCGACAAGGACTCCAACTGGCTGGTACTTGTGCGCTGCTCGCCCTACAGCGACATGAAAACCAAGACCGACCGCGATATTATGGATTCCATGTTTTCGCAGGTACACAACGAGCTTGAGCGCGTTATCGCCAAGGGCGTGGAAGACGGCAGCATTGTGAAGGTCGACAGCAAAAGCACCGCCCAGGTGATCATTTCACTTATGGTCGGTTCCAACCGTACACGGGTGTTGACCCCTTATGCGATGCCCACGCTGTACGAAGATGTTCTTGACTTCATTTCCCGCTCCATCAAGGCATAG
- a CDS encoding Lon protease family protein, with protein MPTIAPLPASRLHATLDPARIPWETSKDIPLPRNGRQNPFQPRAMQALDLALQIKNQGYNIYLSGEADLGRSHMLLSYLGPQAKKAQTPDDLVYVHNFADPDRPCLFALPTGMGKKLKQNFKELIEHIRDELPRRFEASTYVKRRAKIVDNFQNARMGLLRKMNSVAVDKGFNLDMDESGGLTLYPLVEGKRLSEEEFDRLDTTLRLSLKSRGDNLVQAMSGYMRQLNKAEESFQDDERGLEREAMTQVLTTFFNPIEQRMLKACPVKGLDAYFTALREDILKNTDAFLQRDGGPMGDPHGAPVEAVLYRYEVNLLVDNSGLDGAPIIVEDHPTAVNLLGCVERESEMGALVTDFTLIRAGSIHKANGGFLVLHIEDLLQHPNAWEGLLRALRSNMARIEDSGEGPDTPIRTKGINPEPLPLNLKVVLIGDEELYEGLLVNDDRFSKLFRIKAHMADTTERNAANVRAYLGHIATIIKETELPCFDRTALAWLIDLGSHICEDQRRLSLRFPELRELMIEASALTRMRKQDVVTAPVLEEAHAARIYRANLVEEIYMEEYDRNMIKVQTSGQAIGQVNGLSVTWHGDFEFGLPHRISCTVGVGHEGIIDLEREAELGGPIHTKAMMILKSYLTDLFARKKPLVLSGSLYFEQSYAGIEGDSASGAELAALLSALADVPVRLDLAFTGAVSQTGQIMAVGGVTCKIEGFYNVCASQGLTGTQGVIMPFDNVDHLMLAPNVIEAVEKGQFSIYPVRRIEEALALLTGLSIGRRLKQGGFTKNSLYDMVDRRLERLGDYAQNAFRRTRKSKEG; from the coding sequence ATGCCAACTATCGCTCCCCTGCCCGCGTCACGCCTGCACGCCACGTTAGATCCCGCCCGTATTCCCTGGGAAACGAGCAAGGACATTCCGCTGCCGCGCAACGGTCGCCAGAATCCATTCCAGCCCCGTGCCATGCAGGCGCTGGACCTTGCCCTGCAAATCAAAAATCAGGGCTACAACATCTACCTGTCTGGCGAGGCCGATCTTGGCCGCAGCCACATGCTGCTGAGCTACCTTGGCCCTCAGGCCAAAAAAGCCCAGACGCCTGACGATCTGGTATACGTGCATAATTTTGCCGATCCTGACCGGCCCTGCCTTTTTGCCCTGCCCACAGGCATGGGCAAGAAGTTAAAGCAGAACTTTAAGGAGCTGATCGAGCATATCCGCGATGAGCTGCCGCGCCGTTTTGAGGCCAGCACCTACGTAAAGCGCCGCGCCAAGATTGTGGACAACTTCCAGAACGCCCGCATGGGCCTGCTGCGCAAGATGAATTCCGTTGCCGTAGACAAGGGATTCAACCTTGATATGGACGAAAGCGGCGGTCTGACCCTGTATCCGCTGGTGGAAGGCAAGCGCCTGAGCGAGGAAGAGTTCGACAGGCTGGACACAACCCTGCGCCTCAGCCTCAAAAGCCGGGGCGACAACCTTGTGCAGGCCATGTCGGGCTACATGCGGCAACTGAACAAGGCTGAAGAAAGCTTTCAGGACGACGAACGCGGTCTGGAACGCGAAGCCATGACCCAGGTGCTGACCACCTTTTTCAACCCCATTGAGCAGCGCATGCTCAAGGCCTGCCCGGTCAAGGGGCTGGATGCCTACTTTACGGCCCTGCGCGAAGACATCCTTAAAAATACCGATGCCTTTCTGCAGAGGGACGGCGGCCCTATGGGCGACCCGCACGGCGCGCCGGTGGAGGCTGTGCTCTACCGCTACGAGGTCAACCTGCTGGTGGACAACAGCGGCCTTGATGGCGCCCCCATCATTGTGGAAGACCACCCCACAGCCGTGAACCTGCTCGGCTGCGTGGAGCGCGAATCTGAAATGGGCGCGCTGGTCACGGATTTCACCCTTATCCGCGCGGGCAGCATCCACAAGGCCAACGGTGGTTTTCTGGTGCTGCACATTGAGGATCTTCTGCAACATCCCAATGCATGGGAGGGCCTGTTGCGCGCCCTGCGCTCCAATATGGCCCGCATTGAAGATTCCGGCGAAGGCCCGGATACGCCCATCCGCACCAAGGGCATCAATCCCGAGCCTCTGCCCCTGAACCTCAAGGTGGTGCTGATCGGCGACGAAGAACTGTACGAGGGGCTGCTTGTCAATGACGACAGGTTCTCCAAGCTCTTCCGCATCAAGGCCCATATGGCCGACACCACAGAGCGCAATGCCGCCAATGTGCGCGCCTACCTCGGGCACATTGCCACCATCATCAAGGAAACAGAACTCCCCTGTTTTGACCGCACGGCTCTGGCGTGGCTCATCGACCTTGGGTCGCACATCTGCGAAGACCAACGCCGCCTTTCGTTGCGCTTTCCCGAACTGCGTGAGCTCATGATCGAGGCTTCGGCCCTGACACGCATGCGCAAGCAGGATGTGGTCACCGCGCCAGTGCTGGAAGAAGCTCACGCTGCGCGCATCTACCGGGCCAACCTGGTGGAAGAGATTTATATGGAAGAATACGACCGCAACATGATCAAGGTGCAGACCTCGGGTCAGGCCATTGGTCAGGTTAACGGTCTTTCCGTCACGTGGCACGGCGACTTTGAATTCGGTCTGCCGCACAGGATTTCATGTACTGTGGGCGTGGGGCACGAGGGCATCATCGACCTTGAACGCGAGGCCGAGCTGGGTGGCCCCATCCACACCAAGGCCATGATGATCCTGAAGAGCTACCTCACGGATCTTTTTGCGCGCAAAAAGCCCCTGGTGCTCTCCGGCTCGCTCTACTTTGAGCAGAGCTACGCAGGTATTGAGGGTGACAGCGCCTCTGGCGCGGAACTGGCCGCCTTGCTCTCGGCTCTTGCCGATGTGCCGGTGCGTCTTGATCTGGCCTTTACCGGGGCCGTGAGCCAGACGGGGCAGATCATGGCCGTTGGCGGCGTTACCTGCAAGATCGAGGGCTTTTATAATGTTTGCGCCAGCCAGGGCCTCACGGGCACGCAAGGGGTTATCATGCCCTTTGACAATGTGGATCACCTCATGCTCGCGCCCAATGTTATTGAAGCTGTAGAGAAAGGCCAGTTCTCCATTTATCCTGTGCGGCGCATAGAAGAAGCCCTCGCCCTCTTGACTGGTCTTTCAATCGGTCGCAGACTGAAACAGGGCGGCTTTACGAAAAACAGCCTGTACGACATGGTTGACCGCAGACTGGAGCGCCTGGGCGATTACGCGCAGAATGCCTTTCGCCGCACCAGAAAATCCAAAGAGGGGTAA
- the hemC gene encoding hydroxymethylbilane synthase, with protein MRKSLVIATRGSQLALWQAEHVKSRLLSLDPELAVDLVIIKTKGDIIQDVPLAQVGGKGLFVKEIEEALLDNRADLAVHSIKDVPMELPDGLILGCIPKREAPTDCMLSCKYADLAALPQGACVGTSSLRRQAQLLALRPDLRIESLRGNVDTRLRKLREGVYDAIILASAGMNRLGLSAPYMHALDPQTFLPAVGQGAIGIECREDDYDLFALLAEIEDTPTRVCVEAERGFLAGLEGGCQVPIAGHARLEDDETFVLEGLVAEIDGSLILREAQRGQTSKARQIGLELAEKLLARGGRAILEKLYQQ; from the coding sequence ATGCGTAAATCCCTAGTTATCGCTACCCGTGGCAGTCAGTTGGCCCTCTGGCAGGCAGAACACGTCAAAAGCCGCTTGCTGTCGCTTGACCCGGAACTGGCCGTTGATCTTGTAATCATCAAGACCAAGGGCGACATCATTCAGGATGTTCCCCTGGCCCAGGTGGGCGGCAAGGGCCTTTTTGTAAAAGAAATTGAAGAAGCCCTGCTTGATAACCGGGCCGACCTTGCCGTGCACAGCATCAAGGACGTGCCCATGGAATTGCCCGACGGGCTCATACTGGGTTGCATTCCCAAACGTGAAGCGCCCACTGACTGCATGCTTTCGTGCAAGTATGCCGACCTTGCGGCCCTGCCCCAGGGCGCATGCGTTGGCACCAGCAGCCTGCGGCGTCAGGCCCAGTTGCTGGCCCTGCGCCCCGATCTGCGCATTGAAAGCCTGCGCGGCAATGTGGACACGCGCCTGCGCAAACTGCGTGAAGGCGTGTACGATGCCATTATTCTTGCATCCGCAGGCATGAACCGCCTGGGCTTGAGCGCACCCTACATGCACGCCCTTGATCCGCAGACATTTCTGCCCGCAGTGGGCCAGGGGGCCATTGGCATTGAATGCCGCGAAGACGATTACGATCTTTTTGCCCTGCTTGCAGAGATTGAAGACACCCCCACCCGCGTATGCGTAGAAGCCGAACGGGGCTTTCTTGCCGGGCTTGAGGGCGGGTGTCAGGTGCCCATTGCCGGGCATGCCCGCCTTGAGGATGACGAGACCTTCGTACTCGAAGGCCTGGTGGCCGAGATTGATGGCAGCCTGATTCTGCGCGAGGCGCAACGGGGTCAGACCTCCAAGGCCCGCCAGATTGGGCTTGAACTTGCTGAAAAACTTCTTGCCAGAGGCGGCCGCGCCATCCTGGAAAAACTTTACCAACAATAA
- a CDS encoding FmdB family zinc ribbon protein, translating to MPIYEYSCQKCGRDFEELVFDETPPTCPYCGSNETQKLMSCCARRRNGAEGGDYAASTGGGGGCAGCSGGNCASCGH from the coding sequence ATGCCCATCTACGAGTATTCTTGCCAGAAATGCGGTCGGGATTTTGAAGAACTGGTGTTTGACGAAACCCCGCCCACTTGCCCGTATTGCGGCTCCAACGAAACCCAGAAGCTCATGTCCTGCTGCGCGCGTCGCAGAAACGGCGCAGAAGGCGGCGATTACGCTGCTTCAACCGGCGGTGGCGGCGGCTGCGCCGGTTGTTCTGGCGGCAACTGCGCGAGCTGCGGACATTAG
- a CDS encoding SIS domain-containing protein, with amino-acid sequence MHDTALDIIEQHASEGARLREDFFRSQADFLRQAALRAATCLAGGGKILLCGNGGSAALAQHMAAEFVNRFIMDRPALPALALSADATSLTAIGSDLDFSQIFSRQIEALGRPGDMLVAIFSTGSSANIIAALEAARRGGQFTVCLCGHGGEMARYSDMVLETPQAEPSLVQELHLAAGHLFCRLTDYYLFENAVALTPYLQGRHTTEV; translated from the coding sequence ATGCACGATACAGCCCTTGATATTATTGAACAGCATGCCAGCGAAGGCGCGCGCCTGCGCGAAGATTTTTTTCGTTCGCAGGCAGATTTTCTTCGTCAGGCGGCCTTGCGCGCGGCCACGTGCCTTGCGGGCGGCGGCAAAATACTGCTCTGCGGCAATGGCGGCAGCGCTGCACTGGCTCAGCACATGGCAGCCGAATTTGTGAACAGGTTTATTATGGACAGGCCCGCCCTGCCCGCTCTGGCGCTGTCTGCCGATGCAACTTCGCTTACGGCCATTGGCAGCGACCTTGATTTCAGCCAGATATTTTCGCGTCAGATTGAAGCTCTGGGGCGGCCAGGCGACATGCTGGTGGCGATTTTTTCCACCGGCAGCAGCGCCAATATCATCGCCGCCCTTGAGGCGGCACGTCGCGGAGGGCAGTTTACGGTGTGCCTGTGCGGGCACGGCGGCGAAATGGCCCGATACAGCGACATGGTTCTTGAAACGCCGCAGGCTGAACCCTCGCTTGTTCAGGAACTGCACCTTGCAGCCGGGCACCTATTTTGCCGGCTGACGGATTATTATCTTTTTGAAAATGCTGTCGCACTGACCCCCTATTTGCAAGGGCGACACACAACCGAGGTTTGA
- a CDS encoding NAD(+)/NADH kinase: MQNATSRHILLVYKARHERAAALAQEAAQWLRQKGHNVAGVICAGTDTPAYATTPLDFVVVFGGDGTMLGVARRLVGRNVPVLGINFGRIGFLTDAQPEQWREKLEESLTDMEPVRSCMALQWTLNRKGQQIASGCAVNDVVLSRGSLSRLVLFDVYIAGERLGSLRGDGMIIATPVGSSGYSVSAGGSLLHPSMEAVAVTPICPFLNTISPMVFPGDTECRFQILQGSTDCYLTVDGQEGQQLELGDTVTVNGLPDAVHFLGKGTTFFERLRSRGFALQGTECIRCGENA; the protein is encoded by the coding sequence ATGCAAAACGCAACAAGCCGACACATACTTCTGGTTTACAAGGCCCGGCACGAAAGAGCTGCGGCTCTTGCCCAAGAAGCCGCCCAGTGGCTGCGCCAAAAAGGGCACAACGTTGCAGGTGTGATCTGCGCTGGCACGGACACACCGGCCTACGCAACTACTCCCCTTGACTTTGTGGTTGTTTTTGGCGGCGACGGCACAATGCTTGGCGTGGCCCGCCGCCTTGTGGGGCGCAACGTGCCTGTGCTGGGCATCAATTTTGGCCGGATCGGTTTTTTGACCGATGCCCAGCCGGAGCAGTGGCGCGAAAAACTCGAAGAATCCCTCACCGACATGGAACCCGTGCGCTCCTGTATGGCCTTGCAGTGGACGCTCAACCGCAAGGGCCAGCAGATTGCCAGCGGCTGCGCGGTCAACGATGTTGTCCTGAGCCGGGGGTCTTTGTCGCGGCTTGTTCTGTTTGATGTCTATATTGCTGGCGAGCGCCTTGGCTCATTACGCGGCGATGGAATGATCATTGCCACGCCCGTGGGCAGCTCCGGCTACAGTGTTTCCGCTGGCGGCTCGCTGCTGCATCCTTCTATGGAAGCCGTGGCTGTTACGCCCATCTGTCCTTTCCTCAATACTATTTCGCCCATGGTGTTCCCCGGCGATACCGAGTGCCGGTTCCAGATTTTGCAGGGTTCCACAGATTGCTACCTTACTGTCGATGGGCAGGAAGGGCAACAGCTGGAGCTGGGCGACACCGTGACCGTGAACGGTTTGCCCGATGCTGTGCATTTTCTTGGCAAAGGAACAACTTTCTTTGAGCGTTTGCGTTCGCGCGGCTTTGCCCTGCAAGGCACTGAATGCATCAGGTGCGGGGAAAACGCATGA
- a CDS encoding ARMT1-like domain-containing protein translates to MSNAISVDSVREFHFGESVRFDAWLYSMLMDNNIAYGMNPDIVASQEQMAFMVSLARDQVYLPCSDDTFKLLCQQTAPEELRRQYNRSWRIIMRLVRSFTPEGQKRRRILQFCRFRFKQYVAQHTLIPSRLVKRMTDLVLAQGNQLDDPWRRLRRVSTKRQLEMLDEAPVRENLAAVPADAVAANSIASVRRMLNYVELSRLLCLSAMSRPWVETPPDAETVRQAMEAARETCAHLRHYFEASAVRSGTVLFLCDADGGVVFDLAVANSLIRMGHKVIFAVKSGFFFYSPTLEDMEIDPSIRQMIGGGTVQHEPRMSKNELLRHLREYRLMVIGDGTRERLNLYRVSVTFSRAWKEADLILGKGWRVADVLMGSSHQYTRDVVCYWQDDQGFHIKLRQHAESAHKFSENDIAAQSANIIAGMREARMQGRTVMFYSCVIGSIPGETGTAIEIVRAFVDNLRKKMDNILIINPAEHFIEGMDGDDLMYMWEQVQRSGFIDVWRFQTVEDIEESFALLGRKVPPQWSGKDSTFSTGCTKEMRIALDVQAKNREMQIIGPDPRRFFRRGEYGVGKYFDASIPH, encoded by the coding sequence ATGAGCAACGCGATTTCTGTGGATTCTGTTCGCGAGTTTCATTTTGGGGAGAGTGTCCGCTTTGACGCATGGCTTTACAGCATGCTGATGGACAACAACATCGCCTACGGCATGAACCCCGACATTGTGGCCAGCCAGGAACAGATGGCCTTTATGGTCAGCCTTGCGCGCGATCAGGTGTATTTGCCCTGTTCTGACGACACGTTCAAACTGTTGTGCCAGCAGACCGCTCCCGAAGAACTTCGCCGCCAGTATAACCGCTCCTGGCGCATCATCATGCGCCTCGTGCGCTCCTTCACGCCCGAGGGACAGAAACGCAGGCGCATTTTGCAGTTCTGCCGGTTCCGCTTCAAGCAGTATGTTGCCCAGCATACCCTGATTCCTTCGCGGCTTGTCAAGCGAATGACCGATCTTGTGCTTGCCCAGGGCAACCAGCTGGACGACCCCTGGAGGCGGCTGCGCAGGGTTTCCACCAAACGTCAGCTTGAAATGCTGGATGAAGCCCCGGTGCGCGAGAATCTTGCCGCCGTGCCTGCGGATGCCGTGGCGGCCAATTCCATAGCCTCTGTCAGGCGCATGCTCAACTACGTGGAACTTTCGCGTCTGCTGTGCCTTTCGGCCATGTCGCGCCCGTGGGTGGAGACGCCGCCAGACGCGGAAACAGTGCGTCAGGCCATGGAGGCCGCGCGCGAAACCTGCGCCCACTTGCGGCACTATTTTGAGGCCAGCGCGGTCAGATCCGGCACGGTGCTCTTTTTGTGCGACGCAGACGGCGGCGTTGTGTTTGATCTGGCTGTTGCCAACAGCCTCATCCGCATGGGGCATAAGGTCATTTTTGCGGTCAAATCAGGCTTTTTCTTTTATTCGCCCACATTGGAAGACATGGAGATTGACCCCTCCATCCGGCAGATGATCGGCGGCGGCACAGTGCAGCACGAGCCGCGCATGAGCAAGAACGAACTGTTGCGCCACCTGCGCGAATACCGCCTCATGGTTATTGGCGATGGAACGCGGGAGCGGCTCAATCTGTACAGGGTCTCGGTGACATTCTCCCGCGCGTGGAAGGAAGCCGACCTTATTCTGGGCAAGGGCTGGCGCGTGGCCGATGTGCTCATGGGCAGCAGCCACCAGTATACGCGGGATGTGGTCTGCTACTGGCAGGATGATCAGGGCTTTCACATCAAACTGCGCCAGCATGCCGAGAGCGCCCATAAATTCAGCGAGAACGACATTGCCGCCCAGTCGGCAAACATCATCGCAGGCATGCGCGAGGCCCGCATGCAGGGCCGCACGGTCATGTTCTACAGCTGCGTGATCGGCAGCATCCCCGGCGAGACTGGTACCGCTATCGAGATCGTGCGCGCATTTGTAGACAATCTGCGTAAAAAAATGGATAATATCCTGATAATTAATCCTGCCGAGCATTTTATTGAAGGCATGGACGGCGACGACCTCATGTATATGTGGGAGCAGGTGCAGCGCAGCGGCTTTATTGATGTGTGGCGGTTTCAGACCGTTGAAGACATTGAGGAAAGCTTTGCCCTGCTTGGTCGCAAGGTGCCGCCGCAGTGGTCGGGCAAGGATTCCACCTTTTCCACCGGCTGCACCAAGGAAATGCGTATCGCGCTGGACGTGCAGGCCAAAAACAGGGAAATGCAGATCATCGGCCCCGACCCTCGGCGTTTTTTCCGCAGGGGAGAGTACGGTGTGGGCAAATATTTCGACGCCAGCATCCCCCATTGA